In Fusarium verticillioides 7600 chromosome 6, whole genome shotgun sequence, the sequence TCGAGTCATTCTCTACACGGATGGCGCATGCTCTATCTGGGGGCAACAAACGAAAACTGAGTTTGGGAATCGCTCTGATGGGCAATCCCACTGTTGTGCTTCTGGATGAGCCTTCATCTGGTCTCGATGCTGCTTCAAAGCGTGTTATGTGGAGAACACTCGAGGCGACAGTCCCTGGAAGATCAATTCTTCTCACGACACACAGCATGGAGGAAGCAGATGCATTGGCTGGTCGTGCTGGTATTCTTGCTCGAAGGATGCTTGCTCTGGGAACGCCAGATAACCTTCGACATCGCTTCGGCGACGCCTTGCATATTCACCTTGTCGCCAAAAGCGCCCCTCGTACTACTCAAGAGGAGATGGACCGAATGACAAACTGGATTCGGCAAACTTTACCCTCAgccgatgttgatgagaaaacATACCATGGCCAGATCCGCTTTTCAGTGCGCGCTGGCCAAGTCCTCGCAGCAACTTCTGGTCGtaaggaggaagagatcacAAGCGACCGAGAGGTTGATCTGAGCCAGAGTGCCATTGGACACCTAGTAGTGTTGCTGGAGGAGAACAAGGTAGAACTCGGCGTGGGTCACTACAGTGTCATGCCAACAACGCTGGACCAGGTTTTCTTGACTATCGTCGGACAACACAACGTGAAGGAAGAGAActcagaagagaagaagcaaagcatTTGGCGCAAAATCTGGATGTTTGGGAGATCGTAACTAGTGCATTTTCATTAGGCTGCGGTGTTTGGCGTTGAGGTTTTATTGAGGCCCTGAACCGATCGATACGAACGTACAGCTTCCATACGGTTTGTACAACTGGGCCTGCCTGGTCAATACTCAGGGAGCAAGCAAACATgagactttagaagagggtGCTACAATAGACTCAGTAAAGACTCCCCTAAACTTAGACTAAATCGACTAAgtattttcatcacttaggataAAGGTCTCAAATTTTCTTGCCTCCACCTGTTATTGTACCTACCTTCAGTATCAGCAGTATGGTGGCCACGACAGTCATCCAGCCAGTTCATATGGTCAAGTTCCGCATTCAACTCGCTGGCGAGGGACAGCGAACATAACCATTTTATTCCATGGGCTTGTTCTGCTTTGCTACGgctgctttctcttctttcttttctttttctttttctttcttggcaAAGTTCAGTGAAAGTCTTCCTATCATGTATTTGTTCAAGATATAGCTCCTGAACATTCACTTTTCCTGCCATAGAACATGCACAGGTCGAAAACCATCAAAGGACTTGGAGAACAACAACGTCTTGCTTGTTTGCCTGCCTGTATTGTTCACATCAATGTTACCATTACAGATATCTTGTTCTGGTACGCTATTAACAAAGGAGCTTCAGAACACCACTCAAACATGTTTATGACTTAcaagtatatatatatatatatcgAGTGCTTCAGCATAACCAGAAACCCAACAGTTCCAACCACAATTTACACATCAACACACTAACAACAGTTTCAGAAACTAAATTGTCAGCTAACTCTTAAAACAACAAATCACTACCACATCAACAATATGTGCTACCGAAGCATCACTCACACTATGCACTGCGATGCACGGCCTGTCATTTCCGATGGTAGCAAAGTCTACACTGACCCGTTCGCCTCTCCCCTCCCATGCAGCTGTGGCCCTGAGCATTTCGTGCCAAGTTACCTTCGATGCGAGGATCATGGTTGCTGTATGAAGAAGGTCAGAATGAATTGGTGTCCTCACGTCGCTGATTGCAACGAGGTCTACGAGGTTCATCGCTATGTCCAGTCTTATCGTCAACCACGAAATATCTGGGGTCACAGTGACACGCACGGCGACAGCTTCGATTCTCTATGGAGCCTTCCCATgatgcaggagaagaaaaagacttggAAATATGCTCCGAATTTGGAGAAATGTCTCTTCACTGGAAAGATTCCACACTTGACGGCTGTCCCGCCTCCTTTTTGCAAAGCTGTTGAGAACCTGGCCAACATTGGCCGTCTTATTGTCCAGACACAAGCTCAGTTGGGTGCTCTTCGCAATAACGCTGCTGTTGGAAGAATCTGGCACGATTATTTCCACGGAGAAGCTTGCTCTCGTGTGCTTAATGAGTGGGAGTGCCCACAACAAGGACCTATCGTAGATGCAGAACTGCTTGTAGAGGAAAAGGCTAAGGACCTCGTGAAGCAGAAGGAAATCTTCAACACATGCTGGACCTTCATTCAGGGCATTGTGCTTTGTCACCAAGTAGGCAAAGACCTTATGATCCAGAATGTACCAGTTGTTTGGGATCTGTAGAAAGGACCTGGGTTGTCCGCTTAGGGTGTCTGTCTGGTGGTTGAATTTAGCATGCATTTTTTTAAGTTGGGCGTTTCGGATAGGGACAGGTTAATATCGATAATAGAGGGTCATCTAGAGAATATTTAACTTGGCCTCGTTTTTATAAGTCAATCAATCGGGTCCTAATGATCAAAGTAAATATCCCAAATGGTGGTGTCTTTCGATGCTCGAGTGAACAGGGTGAATGAATATCTATAAGTGATTCCCTGCTTAATCAGCAGCAAAAGCCGTCATCGTATAGGGGTTAGTACATCAGTTTGTGGCTCTCGGAAGCACTGAAAACGCAAGTTCGAGTCTTGCTGACGGCAAAGTAATCATCTTTTGCAGCTTTCGTCGGATAATGTTCATTTTTGGTAAGTTTTTGGAGGTGCAGCAATTGCACACCAGTTGGATTACCCCTCCAAACCCCTCCATCACAAAGGATAGCTGAACAATGAATATGTAGTAGTGAATTGATAAACGTTTACTTGTAGCCTTTGTCTCGACGTTGAAGAAACCCGCTTTGTTTATTGCTGTTCTTTTAGCTTTGTCGCTAGCAAAGTCAATTGCAACCCGTTGAGAAATCTTAAGCTTGTAGGGCGGCCAAGTTCAGCTCATAGAATCAACAGAGGATAGACAGCATGCTGCTTCGAGACTGCTACACAGAAGAGCACATTGTTAAAGCTTGTCTTACAATCAGATTTATCACATAGATATAAATAATTGCTCTTATCAAGATATATAACTCTCAAGGAGTGAAGAACCAAAACTGGAGCTCAGCTTATCATTTACAACCTCATGCCAGAAGACTTCAAGTAGCACTAACATTCTGACACAAAAAAGTCAGACATGATACATCATCCAAAAATACAAGATTGCCGTCAGCAAGACTCGAACTTGCGTTTTCAGTGCTTCATTGATAGCCACAAACTGATGTACTGACCCCTATACGATGACGGCTTTTTAGTGCTTGACATGGGGTCAAAAATTGCAGTTTATCTAAGTCTTCACACACCTCTACTCCGTTATCGGCACAACTTGGGAAAAGCTTCAGAGCTTCTCACTCACACACAACGCACAAATCATTTACAATTACAGATGCGTTCCCAAAGCGAAAGAGGAATTTTTATTACTGGATCAACTTCTGGCTTAAAGAGACTCAATAAGAACTCGGTTCAATACTGGCTTCATTTACCTTTGGAACGTCCTGCATTGGACATTTAGTCAGCTCACGGAGAAAAGGAAGCAGTGAGTGCCTTGAGCCAATTTACGCTTCGGCCTGCACAACAAACATAaaactctctctctctctcaacaaTTGAGTTTTTAAACATTTGTTCTTTATTTACTCGAATATCTTGTCGATGCTGCTTTGatgacaaaaagaaagacctAAAAGGTAGCAGCCATGGTATCCTTCAGCTCCTATCCATAAAATAATCCAATCCCATTCACAATGCCCCACGCCAGATAACGCCTTGGATGGTGTCGAATTCTATCCGCACAACCGTTCTCATTTCTCATTTGTCGAGtcgtttgtttgtttatttGGTGATCCAGCCAAGGTAATCAGCAACGATCAATGTCACCATACTACAAGTCAAGTCAGCGAATTATTCAACTATTTCAGGTATCAGAAGGACTTACGCGTGAGGAGCGATACGGACGTAGTATGTACCGAAACCACGGTAAAAGCGGCCGAGACCCTCTTGCTTAGCAACCTTGGAGAAGCAGTCCATCATGCTGCGGTAGGGCAGCTTGCCGTCAGGTCCCTTGGATTGCTTCTGGAGACGTgtcttgacaaagtcgaagggcaacgagaagaaggaggcgAAGAAACCAGCAATGGCGCTGGCAGTGAGAGTCTGGGTGCGGGCGGAGAGATcggtgttgttcttgagctggaCCTTGGCTTCACTGAAGAAAGCCAGCTGACCAAAGTTGAGAGCCATGGCTCGTGCGACTGTGGGAGCAGCACCGGCCCAGAGAGCACCGACACCTTCGctcttggcgatgctggtgaGCGCATCAATGACAGACTTGTAGTTCTTTCGCTCAGCAAGGGGCTTGAGGCCGTCACTCTGCATTCGGATGAGGGCGAGATCGGCAGGGTTACCAATCATGGCAGCGATACCACCGGCAGTGAGACCAGCAGTTGCTCGTTCTGAGAAACCGACTGAGCGGCCATCAGCTTTGGCTCGGGCGGACAGATTTCCCATGAGCGTGTCGAACATGCCCAAGCGGGCCGTGGTGTAGACGGCCTGGCGCAAAAGACCAGCCGAGAGACCAGTGTATAGGTCAAGGACTTTTCCACTGGCGATAATCTGTCGAGTGACGGAGAGGGGAGAAGGCTTAGGGCCAGAAGCAGTTCCCTCGCCAGCGAGTTGGATGCGGACCTTGACCATGTCGACAGGCTGGATGACGGTCGTGGCCACCATACCGCTGATACCgccgttgatgaagggaagGGCGGCCCTCATGAGAGGAGTGTGAAGGATGTCATTGGCAATAGCGGCCGAGTCACCTCGAGCAGCTCCCAGCACATCGCTGGTCTTTGAGCGAGCTGATTCAGCTGCTTGCTTAAGTGACTGGCTCATGATGAATGGGTAAGGTGGATTCGGTTCGAGGAGAGATCGATCCAAGCCAAGACGAGT encodes:
- a CDS encoding mitochondrial 2-oxoglutarate/malate carrier protein, with the protein product MSQSLKQAAESARSKTSDVLGAARGDSAAIANDILHTPLMRAALPFINGGISGMVATTVIQPVDMVKVRIQLAGEGTASGPKPSPLSVTRQIIASGKVLDLYTGLSAGLLRQAVYTTARLGMFDTLMGNLSARAKADGRSVGFSERATAGLTAGGIAAMIGNPADLALIRMQSDGLKPLAERKNYKSVIDALTSIAKSEGVGALWAGAAPTVARAMALNFGQLAFFSEAKVQLKNNTDLSARTQTLTASAIAGFFASFFSLPFDFVKTRLQKQSKGPDGKLPYRSMMDCFSKVAKQEGLGRFYRGFGTYYVRIAPHAMVTLIVADYLGWITK